The Porphyrobacter sp. HT-58-2 genome segment GTCGGACCGGACCCAGCGCCGCCTTCGCCAGATGGTCGAGATACTCAACAAGGTTGAACCGCGCTTCGGGTCGGCCTTGCTGGCCTATGCGTGGTATCGCTCTGAGCCGCTGCCGGGCTTCTCGGGCCAGACCGCAATGCAGCTCGTACAGAGCAACCGGGCCGATGATGTGCTGACCTATATCGACGCTGTCGACGCCGGCATTCACGCTTAAGCGCATGCACTTCACAGGGCTGCTCTACCGCGCCCACAATCCGGTCTGGTCCCGCGAACCGTTGTCGGGGGAGGGGGCGGCCCGGTTTGGCGGACGGTTCAATCGCATGGGGCGCGCTGCGCTCTATACTTCGCTCGCGCCCGAGACGGCGCTTCGCGAGGCCAATCAGGTCGGCACGTTACAGCCAACAACCCTCGTTGCCTATCAGGCCGACATCGGACCCTTGCTGGATGGCCGCGATGCCGCTGCATTGCAGCCCTTCGGCATCGCACCGGCGGAGCTCGCCGACCCGTCGTGGCGTGATCGGATGCTCTCAGGCAAGCCGGTCCCGACGCAAGACCTAGCGGAGGCCGCGATCGCGCAAGGCTATGCCGGCATCGTTGTCCCAAGCTTTGCCCGCGGTGCACCCGCGGACGCGCTCAATCTGGTCCTGTGGGACTGGGACGGGCGCATCACGCTTGTTGATGACGACGACCGGCTTGGCCTTCGCAATAACTGATGGCCGCTTAGTCCTCGATCATCCCTCCGAGGCCGGGATCGAGATACCAGGATGGGCCTTCGGTAAAGTCGGCATTGCGGGCAGGAACGGGGCCATCAGGCTCTGACGATACGTAAGGGTTGACCATCGGCACAGGACGCTGGCCCGAGCGCAGAATGTGACCCGACATCTGGCACCGCGGCCCGAGGAGCTCGAAGAGCCATTCGAGATCGTCAAGCATCTGGACAATCCCGCGCCCTGCCAGCGCATAGTAGAGGCAGCGCTGATAGTCATCGCAATGGCAGGACAGGATCTGCGTCAGCCGAGCCTTGGCATTGGGCAGACCCTGAAACACGCCCTGCAAGGTCTCATAGAGCTCGCGCGCTGAGTAATAGGCATCGAACGGCTCCACTCCGATCGAGGCATTGGCAAGCATACGCTTGGTTGGACGGCAATTGGGATCAAGTGCCGCGTCGCGCAGCGTGACATCGAGGTCGAACTTGCCGATATCAAAGACCTTGTTCATTATTTATGGGCTCCTGCAAATTGTGAACATAACGTGAACAAACGACAGGGTCAAGGCGTCATCATGCATGTGGCTGGTAGGTAAGGACACCACAGGAAAGACCGGCAGGGTCGCCATCAGCGACGAGCTGAAGGCTGCGCTGGTGCGCTGGTATACAGGCCGGGGCAGCGAGGCCGACCACCGTGCTTCGGTTTCGCTGGTCTCAACCGCGCGCGAGAACCACAAGTGGATCGCCTGCGATTGCCTTGGGGCAGAGCGACCGCCGCCGCTGATGAGCGCAGCCTATCTCAGTTTTCAGGAAACCTACTATCTCAGGCGCCTTACCTCGCGGCCAGGCCACGATACCAAATGCCCATTTCATTTGCCCCAGGCACCGCCGCGTATCCGCGAGACCGCAAAGGACTCGCTTTACGCTATCGGCCTTTTCAAGGGCCTGTTCAGCGCGCACCAGAAGGCGCCGGAGAAGCTTGCACAGAGGCCGGAAGACATCGAGCCGGACGACCGCTCACGCGGCGTTGCGATCCCGCGCCTGGGCAAGCTGCTCTGGTTGCTGCTCGAGCGGGCAGGTGCAAACGTCCTGCGCGAATTGCCGCCCAGTGGCCGACGCGAAGGCTCGATCAGCGCAGAAATGCGGTACCTCAAGCGCGCAGCCGAGGGCCTCCAGATCGCGCCGGGCATTCGGCTGTCGGATCACCTCTACACCAACGCCATCGACTACGAGAAGCGGCGGGTCCATGCCCGGTTACGCTCTGCCGCCGAGACCTGGCCGCCCGAATTTGCGCCGCAGGCATTCCTGCTTCTCGAAGCAAGCGAGCTCACATCGAGCGAGGTCGTAACGGGGCTTGGCACCGTCGAAATCCGCAACCGCATCCAGCACACCGGGATCATCCGCGCCGAGGTCGAGCCACCGTTCCTAGTGCTTGCCGTCGTCGGCGAGCACAGTCGGCGCGAAGGATACCTGGCGCTGCGCGCCTATGCCCAACCTGTGCTCAGCGGAAACCAGTTTGTACCTGCCGAGCGCGATCATGATCGCGATGTGCTGCGCGCGCTCCAACAGGCCCAATATGAACTGCGCCGCCTCGGCGTCAGGATGGCGGTCAAGAAGGTCCTCTTTGACATCACGCTGGCTGCGGGGTCGGCGAGGCCGGATTTTCTGGTGGCGCTGCTCGATGAGCATAGCGGGGAGGAATGCAAGTTCGCGCTTCAGATCCTGCAGTCAGATGATGCCGACTATCTTGAACTGCGCAGCATTGAACGCGAGCGTCTCGCTCAGGCCGGGCTTGTCGTATCCCTGCCGGTCAGCGCCGTGACCCCTCAGACAATTATCAGCGAAGCCCGCCGCATTCTCGCGTGAAGGGGAGGGGGAGGATTTGAGCGAACCTGAAGAAGGAGAGTTCGCTCATGACATGCTTTGCTCCATCGCCGCGCCCATCGATATCGATCTGGGGCGCCGTCCAGCAGGCCGATCAGCTGGCCCCCGGCATATGGTCTGTCATGACCGCCAGCCATGGGGGCATCATTCTGTCGGAACAGCGACAAGTGGCCATGCCGCCGGCGCTGCAGATCGACGGCGGGGCTTACGAAGAAGATTGCGACTGGGCGCTCCCGATCCTCGCCTTCACCAACGAGCTTGAACGGCAGGGTTCCTGTTCCGCAGGCTTCCTGCAGCTTGCGCGCGATACCGCCCGATGTTGGCACCCAGACCGCTTCAGCGCCTTTACCGGCGAGGCCGTCGAGGAAAATGCATCTGCGATCCTGCGGACGCGCAAGGCCTACATCGGCGCGATCGGCGAATTCTGCGTCACCAGCGCCTGGGGCGACTGGGCCGAATGGGTGCCGGAAGGCAAGGTGGGCGTGATTGCCCGGCAAGTCGAACGCGTCGATCACCTTGGCCGGCCAACTTATGGCGAGGCCGAAGTCTGCGCGCTGATCGCCAAGGACCTCTACGCCGCACGCGGCGAAGTCACGGCTCTGCGCGACACGGCGCATGAAGTGATCCCGATGCCAGAGACCCTGCGACCGAAACGCGTGGGCTGAAGGGCATGCCGAAGGCGGCCCAGCTCCGGCTTTGCATCAATTCACCGATCGGAAGGGAAGGGGGAGGGGAAGGGCGAACCAGTGCGATGAAGGACCCCTTGCCATGAACCCGACAGTCATCCGACCCAGCATCAGCCCGAAGACGATCACCAAAGTCACGCGCCTCTTCAACGGCACCATCGGCGATATTCTGGGCGAGCTCCTCCAGAACAGTCGCCGCGCGGGCGCTTCCCGGATCGATATCGCCTGCTGCGCAGATCAGGACGGAGCGCGACTGACTCTTGTCGACGATGGAACCGGCGTTGCTGATCCCCAGACCATGATTGCGCTGGGGGACTCGGGCTGGGACCAGAAAATCCATGAGGCCGAAGACCCGGCAGGCATCGGTGTCTTCAGCCTGGCGGGCAAGGACACACACATCAGCTCGCGCCATGTCGATGACACCACCGGATGGTCGGTCCATGTCCCCGCAGATGGCTGGACCGGTGCGCAGGACATTGCCGTGCGGCCCCTTGCCCGCCCGGTTGGGACGACGATCACCTTTCTGATGCCCGGCGTGAGCGAGCAGACGGCCGAGCGGATTGTGCGCGAGGTCGCGAAGTTCTACCCGCTGCCGGTCTACTTCAATGGCGTGCAAGTGCCGCGCGAGGACTTTCTCGCCAAAGCGATCTACATCGCCGAGTGGAACGGCAGCCAGATCGGTGTGTTCGAGGGGCGCGAATACCACCAGGACCCCACGACCAACTTCCATGGCATGGTGCTCACCCGCAAGCTTGCCAGTGTGTCGGAGAGCCTCGGCGGCAAGACCTATCATGCCCGGCTCGATATCGGCTCCACCCCGGGCCTTGCCCTTGTCCTCCCGGCCCGCAAGGAGTTCGTCGAGAACGCGGCCTTTGCGGCGCTTCAGACAGCTTGCAAGCGCACGATCTATGCCGCGCTGGCGCACAAAGGCCAGCACCGGCTTTCCTTCGAGAACTGGAAGGAAGCGCGCGATCTGGGGGTCGCACTGCCGGAGGCCGACCCCTGCCTGCCCCGCTGGCATGCGGCTATCGCGGAAAGCGACAACGTCAATGTCGAGTATGAGGAGGTCGCTACAGGACCGGACACGATCCTTGTTGCGGATCTCGAGCCCGATATCGGGCAGGGACTGGAGCGCGCGCTGCGCACGCATCCCCTGCGCCCGCACCTCGCTGAGAACCATCCTCCTTACGCAGGCTATGGCTGGTATAATGCGCTGTATCAGCTCGGCAACGTGCGCTTCTATGTTGCAGCCGGGGAGCAGCACCACATCATCGCCGAAAACGGAAGCTTCCCTTCGCTCCAGGACCATGTGCGTGCCGAGACGATCGAACTGAGGTTCTGCCTCTTCCACCGCGCCACCGAGACCCAACGCGAGGAACGGATCCCGGCAGATGTCGCCTTTGTCGTAAACGAAGATGGCTGGTACAGCGGCGTCGACCAGATCCGCATCGCTTACGTGCCGGGGGCAGACCTGACCCCTGAAACGCTGGTCGATCTCATCGAGAACGTCTGTTTCTGCGCAAGCGACGACAGCGAGGCCGACTCCTGGGACACCCAGCACGAGCACTTCATGCGCGATGCGCGCGAACTCGCGGCCCGGGTGCTGCTCGGCGAGGACGAGGCCGTCGCGGCGCGCATCCGCGATACGCTCGCCGGCATCCTGTGGGTCATTCCCAAGGACCGGCAGGTCGCTATCACGGTCGCTCCCGGGACCGCGATCGATGTTCAGCTGTCCGCTTGTTCCCTCCTGGATCGGGACGAGACCTCCAATGCATGACACATCCGACCTCGCTTGCGCTCAGCAGCGCACCGAGCGCATCGCGCTGCTCAATGATGCCGTGCGCCGGGGCCGCGACCGCACGGCCCGCATCGTCATGACCTCCGGGCTGCTTGCAGAACTCGGCGGCGAAACGGTGGCAGACAGCTTGATGGCACAGGCTCGGTTGATGGCCGCTCTGCGCCATTGCACCTTCGCCCCGGACTCGCCCGAGCGGGACTTTGCAAGCATGGATGTCGATGGCATCAAGGTGCTGATGAAAATCGATTATTACGACACCAAACTGGCGTTCGGGTCAGAGGATCCGGCCAATCCAGCGATGACACGGCGCGTCGTCACGCTGATGCGGCCAGCGGATTACTGATCATTGTGAGGGGCAGGCATATCGCTGCGTCACCCGGCAGCCGCCCAAACCTGATGGGGAGGTAAAAAGCGCATGAGCAGGCACAAGGTACCGCTTCGTGACGGGGTTGCGGCGGCAAGCGCTTATGCCGGGTGGGACCGCCCCTTGCAGACATACTTTGCGCAGGTTCTGAGCGCGCCTGACGAGGACGGCGAGGAGACCGAAATCGTGTGGGTCGGCACTGCCTTCGGCGAACTGCCCCTCGCAGTTGACGCAATCCGCGCGCTCGAACCCTATTGCCATATCGAGGCAAGTCTTGCCGCACAGCTCGAGATCGACAGGATGGCATGCCTCGCCACGCGCGACGGACCCAATCAGCTTGAAGCCAAGGCTTTCATGGCGCGTGTCAGCCAGATCAGGGACAGGCCCGAGCCCGAAGCTTAGCTCGGTACGAACCGCGCATGGCTCGCAGCAGGGCAGGTTCATCTCCAAACCACGCATCGAGGCTCCTCAGCCCTCCGGGCTGGACAAGATGACGCGCGCCTGCGGTGGTTGGCGCACGGGCCGGGCCAAGGGCCCGGAGGAGAGGGGGGATGGGAGAAGGTGTTCCGGACAAGGGGTTCGGACAGCATCAGGAGAATGTGACATGAACATCGGCACCCTCAAGGCCAACGCAGAAGGCGTTCACATCGGCCGCATCACCACCCTGACCTTCAGTGCGACCGTCGCTCTGCGGGCCTTCGAATCCACCAACGAGCGGGCACCCAAGTTCGACGTCATGGCGCTCTCGGCGGACCGCCGCAGTTGGGTCAAGATCGGCGCGCTCTGGGAATACTCGTCGAACGAGACCGGCGAATGCTTCCTGTCGGGCCAGATCGACGACCCCAGCCTCTCGGCGCCGATCCCGGTCGCCATGTTCCAGCAGAACGATGGTAGCTTCAATGTCGCTTGGCGCCGTTCGAAGCCCAAGGCCTCGCTCGACGGCTTCGGCAGCGAGAGCGAAGGCGCTCTGCCGCCGCTCACCGCCACCGGCGACGAACCGGCCAGCGACCGCAGCGTTGACAGCGCCGCTGCCACCGGCGACGGTCTGGGCGAGAGCACCGCTCCGGCACCCAAGGGCAAGACGCGCGCAAGCGTCGACGCCTGACCGGGACAAGCCCCCCCGTGACCGGTGCCGCGACCCGCGCCGGTCACATCGGGAAGGCCCGTCCGCGCATTCGTCGCGGGCGGGCCTTTTCTTTTGCCCGCTGCTGTCGGGCTCCACGGAACCTCTGAAGGAACTCGGCCAACGAGAGGGAAGGGGGAGGTGCCGTTCGAGCAAAGGAGGCTTGAATGGCAAAAACAATCTGGACACTCGATCTTGGCGGCGCGCCCACAAACGAGGACTGCGCACAAATCGGTCACACCCCGAACTTCGACCTCGTGAATAACGCCGAAGCCATGCTCTACAGGGCTGCGCTGATTGCGATTGCCGGTTCGCCGCCTGCCGGCATCACCTTGCGGATCAAGGCGAACGCCCATGATTTCGGAACCTACCGGACGGTCGAGGCGAGCATTGACAATGACCAGGACGACGGCAGCCATGCCAGCTATATCGAGACCCTCGAGACGGGCATCGCCTTCTGGCATCAGGCCGGGTTTGCACCGCCTGAGTTCGGCAAGCTGACGGCCAGCGATCAGCTTGCGGGTTTCGTCGTGGATGCTCTCGCAAGCGCGCTGCGGATCACACGGCCGACCAGCGCCGGGGCGTTCTTTCCGGAATCCTCCGG includes the following:
- a CDS encoding antitoxin Xre/MbcA/ParS toxin-binding domain-containing protein, translating into MAIQNYADNGAFAPRKIVDALRTTSDELARSLGLGKDAIQRKDRIASDRTQRRLRQMVEILNKVEPRFGSALLAYAWYRSEPLPGFSGQTAMQLVQSNRADDVLTYIDAVDAGIHA
- a CDS encoding RES family NAD+ phosphorylase, which translates into the protein MHFTGLLYRAHNPVWSREPLSGEGAARFGGRFNRMGRAALYTSLAPETALREANQVGTLQPTTLVAYQADIGPLLDGRDAAALQPFGIAPAELADPSWRDRMLSGKPVPTQDLAEAAIAQGYAGIVVPSFARGAPADALNLVLWDWDGRITLVDDDDRLGLRNN
- a CDS encoding DUF7007 domain-containing protein: MTCFAPSPRPSISIWGAVQQADQLAPGIWSVMTASHGGIILSEQRQVAMPPALQIDGGAYEEDCDWALPILAFTNELERQGSCSAGFLQLARDTARCWHPDRFSAFTGEAVEENASAILRTRKAYIGAIGEFCVTSAWGDWAEWVPEGKVGVIARQVERVDHLGRPTYGEAEVCALIAKDLYAARGEVTALRDTAHEVIPMPETLRPKRVG
- a CDS encoding ATP-binding protein, which translates into the protein MNPTVIRPSISPKTITKVTRLFNGTIGDILGELLQNSRRAGASRIDIACCADQDGARLTLVDDGTGVADPQTMIALGDSGWDQKIHEAEDPAGIGVFSLAGKDTHISSRHVDDTTGWSVHVPADGWTGAQDIAVRPLARPVGTTITFLMPGVSEQTAERIVREVAKFYPLPVYFNGVQVPREDFLAKAIYIAEWNGSQIGVFEGREYHQDPTTNFHGMVLTRKLASVSESLGGKTYHARLDIGSTPGLALVLPARKEFVENAAFAALQTACKRTIYAALAHKGQHRLSFENWKEARDLGVALPEADPCLPRWHAAIAESDNVNVEYEEVATGPDTILVADLEPDIGQGLERALRTHPLRPHLAENHPPYAGYGWYNALYQLGNVRFYVAAGEQHHIIAENGSFPSLQDHVRAETIELRFCLFHRATETQREERIPADVAFVVNEDGWYSGVDQIRIAYVPGADLTPETLVDLIENVCFCASDDSEADSWDTQHEHFMRDARELAARVLLGEDEAVAARIRDTLAGILWVIPKDRQVAITVAPGTAIDVQLSACSLLDRDETSNA
- a CDS encoding DUF3768 domain-containing protein, translated to MHDTSDLACAQQRTERIALLNDAVRRGRDRTARIVMTSGLLAELGGETVADSLMAQARLMAALRHCTFAPDSPERDFASMDVDGIKVLMKIDYYDTKLAFGSEDPANPAMTRRVVTLMRPADY
- a CDS encoding DUF736 domain-containing protein, whose translation is MNIGTLKANAEGVHIGRITTLTFSATVALRAFESTNERAPKFDVMALSADRRSWVKIGALWEYSSNETGECFLSGQIDDPSLSAPIPVAMFQQNDGSFNVAWRRSKPKASLDGFGSESEGALPPLTATGDEPASDRSVDSAAATGDGLGESTAPAPKGKTRASVDA